TCTGATAATCAGAGAAATTTCAAAGATTTGCGGATTTGGCAAGATTCAATGGATTTAGCTGTTAAAGTATTTAAAATGACAGAACAATTACCGAGGCAGGAAATACATGGGCTTAGTTCGCAAATAAGACGCAGTGCTGTATCTGTTCCGTCAAACATTGCTGAAGGTTGGGGTAGAAAAAGGGATAAGGAATTTTATCGCTTTCTGGATATTGCGTATGGCAGTCTATGCGAGCTTGAAACTCAGCTAGAGTTAGCGAAATGCTGCTATGCGATTGAGGTCAATGATATGCAAGCACAATGCGAGAGCATTCAAAAGCAAATAGGAGCATTACGAAAAACAATTATGAATCAGAATCAAGGGTCGTTATGAGCGATGAGCGATTGGCGATTGGCTATGAGCCCACAGCCCACAGCCCACCGCCCATCACCAACAGCCAACAGCCAATCGCCCACCGCCAACAGCCCATCACCAAAAATTTTTAAAAAAATTTTCCAATCAAGCAGGAATATTAAGGTGAATATAGAATTTGAAGTATTGTAAAGCAATGATTGGATATATTATATTCAATCCTGAACTTTGATCTGTCACTGAAGAGAACTGACGGGAAAGGAAGGAGGTGTACCTTAGGTTCCCGGGAGCGGTTCTTGCAGTAGGTGAATAGATATGAGACCTTTGACAAGGGAATATTGAAAATTGAGGAAACAAGGAAACTCAACGACAGTTCCCTTCTTAGGCTCATTACAACAAAAAAAATAAACCTAAGGAGAGAAAAGAATGAAAAAGACTCTTATTCTGACCCTTGCTCTGGTATTCGTACTGAGCATCGGCAGCGCAGCTTTCGCAGCTGCAAATCCTTTCGTTGATGTACCGGCTAAACACTGGTCATACGACGCAGTTGCCAAATTGGCTCAGGCCGGTCTGATTGACGGCTACAATGATGGCACTTTCCGTGGCGACAAGACCATGACTCGTTATGAAATGGCTCAGGTTGTAGCCAAAGCTATGGCAAAATCCGACAAAGCCAGCGCTGAAAACAAAGCCTTAGTTGACAAACTGGCTGTTGAATTCTCCTCTGAGCTGCAGAATCTCGGCGTTCGCGTCGCAAAGCTGGAAGCGAATCAGTCCGCAGTTAAAATTGGCGGCGATATCCGGATGCGTTATGACAATCTGGATAAGAGCGATGCCGTTTGGAAAAATCGTCTGCGTATAACGATGACCGGCAATATTAACGACACGACTTCTCTGTATGCCCGTTATGTTGCTGCCGACAACAACTTTGGTCATATTGCTACGACGACTGATAATCCCGGTGCTGAAGGCACTAACCGCTTAAGTGATTTGGCTCTGACTACTAAAGGTCTGATCCACAATACGGATGTTACCGTAGGCCGTTATACCCTGCAACTTGGTCCAACGCAATATTTAGCCGGAACTACCGGTAATATTGACGGTATTCAGACCAAGAGTAAGTTCGATAAATTCGGTTTGATGTTAGGTTATGCCGATGCCAGCTATTGGCAACATAAAGATGCAGCGTATTATGCACGTGTGAATGGTGTTAGGGCAACGACGCCGAGTAGTGAGTGGCAAGATATGAAAGACATTTACTATGCTGAAGCAACATATGCTTTCGACAAGAAAATTAAAATGAATGTTGATTATTTCAAAAATCAGGATAATGGTGCCATTGTCAAGAATTACAATATTTTTGGCGGCGGCGTAACGTATCAGTTCGCTCCGAAGTGGAATGTAATCGGTGAATATTACAGAAACACTGCTGACGGTGCTAAAGACGGATTTGACGGCAACAGCCCGAAAGCCACTATCGGCAGACTGACATACGGTCAGGCTAACCTTGCTAAACCCGGTTCTTTCGCTCTGTTTGGCGAGTATGCGAAATTCGAAGGTCATGTTTTCCCGTATGCCATGATGGGTCCGTATACCAAAACTGATGGCGATGCTGTAGGAGTTAAGACTGGTAACGGAATTAAATTCTGGGACTTCCAAGTTGCATATGTATTAGCGAAAAATATCAACTTTGAAGGTGTTTACCAGTTCAACATCAAAGACGCCAAAACCGGTGATGATGCACCAAACAAGAACTTCACCAGACTCCAAATCAACTACTTCTTCTAAGAAGCAAAAAGGATCCCGCAGTGATGCGGGGTTCTTTTTTTTAGAATCCCATGCCGCTCATGCCGATAAAATCATAGATGTGCTTTTTGCTCGTCATTGCGAGGAGGAACGACGAAGCAATCTCCAAGCAGGAGAGGCGGTCCGGTATCGGGAGATTGCGTCGCTGTCGCTCGCGTTGACAGAATTGAGGGTGCTTTTTGCTCGTCATTGCGAGGAGGAACGACGAAGCAATCTCCAAGCGGGAGAGCCGGTCCGGCACGGAGAGATTGCTTCGCTGTGGCTCGCAATGACAGAATGGAGTGAGCCAAAGGTCACATTTGTATAGCCCCAAACCGCATTTCTTGATTTTTCCTAATGAAATTTCAAAAATGTCTATTGACACGCTCCCGTGCTATATGGTAAAATTCAAAACAATTCCTGGCAATGAAGCCTCCGCAGCAGTGTCTGCGAAGGCTTTATTTTTTACCGGTTTTTACCCTCGCGGGACAGGCAGGAAAAGTCCCGGGCGGATAAAACATAACGCTCACTGTACGGGTTGTACCGAACGGATAAGGAAACAGGGGCAACTTATACCGGAACGGCAATCACGTCAGTCGGGCGAAAAAAACATTTTTAGGAGGAGTTACCATGAAAAAAAGACTTCTGGCCGCAGCGGTTGCTGCAATGATCACTCTCTCTACCGGTCTGGCGCTGGCCAACCCTGTGGAACTGGACGGTTCCGTTTCTTATCGCTATCGTGTGGACCACAATCAAAACAGTGAAGATCACAACGCCGGCATTACCCGTTTCACCTTGAATGCCAAAAGTGAAATTGCTCCCCAACTGAGTATCTACGCCCGGTTTGCGGCTGAAGGCGTAAGCAACAACAACTTTACGGCCGCGAAAGACTATAACGATTCGGACAACTTCCTGGGCGAGATCGATCAATACGGCTTTGACTATACGAACAAAGGCTTTGAGTACAAAATCGGCCAGCAGGCAGCCTGGATTGGCGGTACCGGACTGCTGTATGACAGCACCGGCTATCTGGGCCAGCAGGATTTTGGCGTTGTCGACGGAATTAATATTAAAGGAAAATCCGGCGTAACTTCTTTGGACTTCCTGGCGGCTCAGGAAAATAACAGCACCGGGGACGACAATAAAATCTATGCTTTGCGCGGTTCCTACAATCCGACGAGTGCTTTGACTCTGGGTGCGACTTACGCAACGTACAGGAAAGATGACGCACAGAATTTCTGGGCTGTCGACGCCGCGTACACAATGGGAAAAGCTACTTATTCGGCTGAATATGCCAAATCCAATGCCGACGCCGATAATTCGGCTTATGATGTAGGAGTGGCCTATAAATTTGACAATAAAAATACGGTATCGGTAACCAATTATAAAGTAGAGACAAACGGCAACATTAATGCCATGACGACTTTTGATTCGAATCGCAAAGGCTTCTACTACAGTGCCGACCACAACTTTACCAAGGATACTGCTCTTCATCTTCTCTACCGCGATATGTCTGTAGTAAAAGGCGCTGCTGATGACAACACTTCCTTCCGGGCAACGGTAAGCTACAATTTCTAAATTTTATATCAGCGCGCAGGACCCGCATTTTTGCATGCGGGTCCTTTTTACGTAGAAAATAAAATTGGCTGGGGGGATTCCAACGCCATGAACCCTATCTGTCATCGCGCGACGCCAGCCGAAGCAATCTCCAAGCGCGGCCCGGAACTGTGAGATTGCTTCGCTGCGGCTCGCAATGACAGAATGGAGGGCTGTGCTTTTGCTCTGTCATTGCGAGGAGGAACGACGAAGCAATCTCCAAGCGGGAAGAGGCGGCCCGGCACCGAGAGATTGATTCGCTGCGGCTTGCAATGACAGTAAATGCTATGAGCTGTGGGCTATGGGCTATGGGCTGTGAACCAACCACCGCCCGCTGCTCCGCAACATTTTCTTTTCCGGCGGTAGGAAAAAGTTCTCCCCTGTCGAATTACACATAATATAGAATAGCAGGAGCGATTAACAGGAGGTATTTAAATGAAGCAACGGGTAATTATCGGTCTGCTCGTATTCTGTATGTTGTCGGTGGCGGTTGTTCCGGTTACCCAGGCGTTTGGGTTTGGCGATGTTTTAAAAGTCGGCGGGGTAGCCATTGTCGTCGACAAATTTGCCGGACCGCTGAACAACTTTATCAACACGCTGATGGCAAAACATGGCGCGGAAAGCGGCTATGCCACGAAGGTGGTCCCGATCATCACTTTTGGTAGCGGCGGCTACGTAGGGGCGGTTCAGGTTACCGGGCCTCAGGAACTGGTTGATCAGACAGAAGCGGTGATCCAAATTGAGGGAAATTTTAACGGCAGTCAGTTCCGGGTTAAAGGTTTAGTACCGATTGACAGCAAAAACCCGACCAATTTTTCCCGGGTGCAGGGCGTGGGCGTTTCGGCAATGATCGATGTAAAAATATAGCTTATGAATATCCTGCCAATACCGGCAGGATATCTCTTTAAGATACCGAATATAAAAATTGTAATGTTGGTTCAAAACAGGGGAGGAATACTATGCTGCGCAAGATACTTATTGGAACTATGATGCTCATGCTCATGCTGTCGGCGGCAGTGTCGGCGGAAGCGACGACCGAGGTAACGCTGCTGGATAAGACGGCAGCGATGGAAAAGATTTACTACGGAACGGAACAGACCGGGTCTCTGGTGGAGCGGATCAGCAAGCTGGAGAAGGATATTTACGGCACGGAAACCAAGGATGCGCTGATGAGCAAAGTGGATCGCATCTATAGCTATACAAAGGAAAATGGCTCAATGACTCCTTCCTTTATCGTTCGCTTAAATGGTGTGGAGTGGGCGCTGAATCATTTGGTTACCGGACAGCCGGCCAAAACCCGCCTGGAAAATATTGAACGGGTGCTGATGGGAAATACCGTTGCCGGGTCCTTTGACAGCCGGTTGACCAAACTGACCAAACTGGCTTATGCAGATGGTCAGGTCAATATTACCAAGACAACGATTAACAAGGATACACTGTTTAAAATAAAAGTGATATCGCCCCTTAGCACGAAGAACAGCCGGGTGGGGGATATTGTGACATATCAGGCGGCCAATGATATTTATGCCGGCGGTGTTCTGGTCATTGCTCAGGGAGCCTGTGGGACAGGCAAGGTAACGAAAATAGAACCGCGGAAAAATTTCGGACGGGATGCCGAACTGCAGATTACTTTTGATACTATTGAAGGGGTTGACGGCACTGTCATCAACACTGTAATGGGCGAAAAAGCCAAGGAAGAAACGAAATCCTTAGCCAAGGCGGCAGGGGCGACGGTTGCCGGTATGGCAATCCTCGGGCCGTTTGGTGTCGTGGGCGGCGCTTTTGTACACGGCCAGGATATAGAAATCCCCGCCGGGACTTCATTATTTATCCAGGCGTCTGCCGATACGGATCTTTACGGCATTCAGGTCAGCAATACCCAATAAATTTTCACTCAGTAAAAAAGCCACCCCACGGTGGCTTTTTTACATATAGACGCGTTTTTAGCTGTCAGCGCGAGGAGAGACGATCCGGCACCGTGAGATTGCTTCGCTGCGGCTCGCAATGACAGTAAAGGCTATGAACTGTGAACTGTGAGCTGTGAGCCAACCGCCAAGTGCCAAGTGCCAATCACCAAGTGCCAACAACCAATAGCTTTGCTACAATTTCCCGGTGGCAGCTGGGCAGGAAAAACGCTATACTTGTAGAATAAAAAAAGAATTATGGGAAAGTCTATGGTTGCTTTAGCAAAATTTCTATAGATTGGAGATAATATGGGGAAAACAAAACTATTTTTGTTTGGTTTGCTGACGTTTAGTCTGGCATTTGGCACTGCTTTATCAGGGCAGGCGGCCGATAGGCAGGCTGCAGCTGCCAATACAGCTTCTCCGGCAAAAGCTCCCGTCGTGATTGAAGGGGATGAACTTTCCTTTAACGATTTGACAGGCGATGTATATGCCAACGGCAATGTGATTATGACGCAAAACGGCGATAAAATACTTACAGATCTCCTGCAGGGCAATACGAAGCAGCATGAAGTGTGGATGAACGGCAACGCTACTTTTTTGCAGCCGGGGATGATACTGAACGGTTTAGGCGCTCATTACAATTATCAGGAGAAAACAGGAACCATCCGGCAGGCCAAAGGCGTTTTGGATGAGGCGGGAAAACCGTATCAGGACCATATTGCCGGTCACACTATTGATTTCTCCGCCAAGCAGATCAATATCCACGACGGGATGATTACCACCTGCCCGGCGAAGGTGCCTGATTATCATATCAGCGCCACCCGGATTGAAGTATGGCCCGGCGATAAATATATCGCCTATAACGCCAAGTTTTGGATTAAGAATACAGTGATTTTTTCTTTGCCCAAATATGAGCAGTCCCTGGCAAAAGGGAAGGATGAAAATTCCGCTTTTCCGCGGCTTGGCTACAGCTCCAACAATGGCGTATCCATTTCTCAATATTTAGAATATCCCATTGCCGGCCGGCTGTCGGCTTATGGCGATTTGGCCTATTATTCCCACAAAGGATTTAAACCGACTTACGGTCTGGCAAGCCGGCAGGATAACTATACGGTAAGCCTTTATGACAGCTATACATTCAATGGTGATGATGAATGGGTTCATAAAACGCCGGAACTTATGGTCAATTGGAAGCCCTTCCGTATTGGCGGCAGTTCCTGGACGACTCATTTTTTCCTGACTGCCGGTAAATGGAACGCAGACAATGCTTCCGGCTGGCGGCGCGAATCGAATCTGTATTTCAAAAAAGATCCGATTCTCCTCAGCAAGATTCTTACCTTTGATCTGGGGACAGGCTTTGACAACATCAGATACGGCTACAATCAAACATCCAATGATATTTGGATGCTGAATCTGCGTCTGACAGCAAAACCCAACGACCGGCTGACAACCTGGGTCGGCTATAATTTTAACAAGGAAAGCGGCACCAGCCCTTACGAATATGACAAAATTGATGTGAGCCATGAATTGGTTAACGGAATTACCTATAAGCTGGACCGGATGGATACGTTGACGGTTAAGACCAGCTATGATACCCAAGGGGAATTTCTGAAAGATGTGGACTATACCTGGAAGCGAAATCTCCACTGCTGGGAAGCCGATTTGACGTACCGGGCCAAACGGAGTGAGTGGCGGCTTAAATTGTCAACCCTTTCTTGGTAAGGCAGCGTGGCATTATACGATGGGGGAGGTTTTTCATTGCAAACTTTTTTGACGGATTGGATAGACAAACTTCAGTCGAAAAAAATTATGGTTATTGGCGATATGGTGGCTGACGTATATCTGGAAGGGAGAATCTCCCGCATTTCCCGGGAAGCGCCGGTGCTGGTGCTGGAAGACCAGGGCAAAACAGTGGTTCCCGGCGGTGCCGCCAATGTTGTTCACAACGCCGCTGCTTTGGGCGGGGATGTCTATACGGTCGGCGTCGTCGGGCAGGACTATGCCGGTCGGGAACTGGTTCGCATTTTGGCGGCTAAAAAGATTAAAACGGTTGGTTTGATGGCGGATGACAGCCGGCCGACGATTACGAAGACCCGGGTCATGGCGGGGGGGCAGGCCACAGTCCGCCAGCAGATAGTACGGATTGACAAAGAAAAGAAGGAACCGCTGGCGTCTGCCATGGAGGAGCGGGTGCTTGATTATATCAGGCAGTATATCGGGCAGATGGACGGAGTCGTGCTGAGCGATTACGGCAGTCACACGGTTTCACCGCTGATTATGCGCTATGCAATTGATACCTGCCGGTCTGCCAACATTCCCTGTATCGTGGACTCCCGCTACAATGTTATGGCGTTTACGGGAGTCACCCTTGTCAAGCAAAATGAGTCGGAAGCCGCGGCGGCTCTGGGAATGAAGTCTCTGGATGAAGCAGCGCTGATTCCCGCGGGACAGGCTTTGCTGAAACAGCTGGAGGCCGAAGCGGTGCTGATTACCCGCGGACCGGACGGGATGACTTTATTTGAAAAATCCGGCAGTTACAGCCACATTCCCGTCACCAATAAAAGTGAAGTCTACGATGTATCCGGGGCAGGCGATACGGTGGTTACCGCCATGATTCTGGCGGTAACTGCCGGAGCTTCTTATGGGGAGGCAGCCCGTCTGGCGAATTTTGCCGCCGGCGTCGTGGTGAGAAAGCTGGGAACGGCGGCGGTTTCCCCTGATGAATTGCGGGAAGCGATAGGGAGGCATTATGAAAGTCATCAGTCGTGATCGCATCTGCGATGCGATTCAACCTATAAAGGCCGCTGGTAAAACCGTTGTTTTTACCAACGGCTGTTTTGACATTCTGCACGCCGGGCATGTCCGCTATCTGGCGGCAGCTAAAGCACTGGGACATTGTCTGGTGGTCGGTTTGAACAGCGATCAGTCGGTGCGGCGTCTGAAAGGCCCCGCCCGGCCGGTTAACCCGGCGGAAGACCGGGCCGAAGTACTGGCGGCTTTGGCCGCAGTGGATTTTGTCGTAATATTCGCTGACCCCACGGCCGAAGGTCTGGTGGCTCAGATTCAGCCGGACATCTATGTCAAAGGCGGCGACTACTGTATAGATTCGCTGCCGGAAGCGAAAATAGCCGCCGCCTACGGCGGCAAAACCGTACTCATACCCCTGGTGGAAGGCCGGTCAACCAGCAGTATTATTCAGAAGATCAGCAGGGACTAGGGGCTTGTGGGCGGTTGGCTGTAGCTAAGAGCGAGGTGTTGCCGTGGCGGTAGTTTCAACGCTGGATAGGCGACCGTAGCCGTGAGATTGCTTCGCTGCGGCTGGCAATGACAGAATTTGGTGCCAAGTACTAAGTGCTGTGAACCAACCGCCAATTGCCAAAAACCAGGAGGAATTCTCCATGACTTATCACAACATTCTTATCGTAAAACTCAGCGCCATCGGCGATGTCATTCACGCGCTGCCGGTTTCTCATGCACTTAGACAGTGTTTTCCCCAAGCCCGGATTACCTGGGTTGTGGAAAAGCCGGCTTACGATTTGCTAACGAATAACCCGGATATTGACGAAATCATTATTTTTGATAAACCCCAATTTAAGTCTCTGGCAGGACTGATCCGGCATGCTCCGCCTTTTATCACAGCGCTGCGGCAAAAGCAGTTTGATTTGGCGCTGGATTTGCAGGGTTTGTTGAAGAGTTCCTTGATTAGCTTTTTCAGCGGAGCCCAGCGGCGTCTCGTTTATCAGAATGCCCGGGAGGGAAGCCGGTTTATCTCTGAACGGGTGGTTGGCGCTTATGCTAACGGACATGTGGTTGACCGTTATCTGGATGTGGTACGGGCGCTTGGCTGCCGGGTAGAAAAACCTGTTTTTCCGATCCGGGTCACAGAGCAGGATGCCCGGAGCGCTCAAGCTATTTTGAAACAGGCGGGAGCAGGGGGCGAAATTCCTTACGTAGTATTGGCCCTTGGCGCCAACTGGCCGAATAAAATCTGGCCGCCGGAGCATTTTGCCGCTTTGGCGGATAAGCTGTTTGCCCGGCAGATTATACCGGTGGCAGTGGGCGGCCCCGGCGACAGAAAGCTGCTGGATCGTTTGAATCAAACGGCAGAAATTCCCCCCGTTGATTTGATTGGCAAAACCAGCTTAAAACAACTGGCTTATGTTATTCAGCAGGCCGCTGCCTTTGTCGGCGGCGACACCGGCCCCATGCATTTGTCCGCCGCCCTCGGCACGCCGACGATTGCCTTAATGGGGCCGACCGATGTCAACCGCAACGGTCCGCTGGGACAAAAAAATACCGCCCTTGTCGCCGGCCGTCCTTGTATCGGCTGCTGGCACCGCAAATGCCCGACAGGGCTTGACTGCCTGGCGGAGATTTCAGTTGAAGATGTATACCAGGCAATTAAAAAGTTTGTATAAAGTTATTGTCATTGCGAGGAGGAACGACGAAGCAATCTCAGGAACCGCTGTTGTTTCTTCCGAGATGTCCCGGATTGCCGCGTCGCTGTCGCTTCTCGCAATGACAGAGATAGTACTATATAAATTTTCTAGGAGTGTCTGATGAAGATTAATCATGCTTCCATCAAAAAAATTTTGGTAATCAATCTGGCCTTTATTGGGGATGTCTTATTGACTACCCCGGTGACTAGGGCGCTGCGGGAAAATTATCCCGGCGCGGACATTGATATGCTGGTGGTCCCGGTGGCCGAACCTATAGCCAGGCTGAATCCTTATATTCATCAGACTCTTGTTTATGATAAACGGGGCAAGCATAAAAAACCGTCCCAGCTTTGGCAATTAATCCGTCAGTTGCGGCAGCAAGACTATGATCTCACGGTATCCACTAACTTTGCCCTGCGTGGCTCAATGGTGGCCTGGGCCAGCGGTGCCAGGTACCGGGCCGGCTATGACGCTCAGCATGCAAAGTGGTTTCTGACCCATGTCGCAGCTTCTCATCGTCCGGTGATCCGTCACGAAGCGGAAAATCAATTGGATGTTTTGAAGCCCCTGGGAATTACCACTGGGAATACCAGCCTGACTTTGCAAATCAATCCCCTGGACCGGCAAAAGGCAGAAGAAAAAGTAAAGCGGACCCCCGAAAAATCTTTAGTGGTGCTTTGCCCCGCCGGAAGCTATCCTCGGAAAAGCTGGACAGTGGAAGGTTATGCCGCCTTGCTGCAATCATTATCGTCTCAGGCCGACTGCTGTTTGATCGGGGGACCGAAGGAGCAGGCCTGCCTTGAACAAATTAATCACCGGGCGGGAAATCTTGCTCAGGTTTTCGGCGGCACACTGACCCTGGGAGAGTCATCGGCTCTCATTTCCCAGGCCGATCTGCTGATTACCGTGGATACGGCGCCGCTGCACATTGCTCAGGCAGTCGACACTCCGGTACTGGCCCTGTTCGGTCCCACAGACCCTAAAGGCTGGGGACCGCGAGGACCGCGGGACATTGTACTTCAGGCTCCGGCAGCATGTGCCCCCTGCTGGGGAAAAGGAAATTGTGAACGTCATGCTTGTATGGAACAAATCAGCAGCGATCAGGTCGTTTCGGCGGCGTTAAATATGCTGGGGAAGCAGTAAACCGAACTGTCTCCAGAAGAGGATGTCATAGACGATGAAATTGGCAATTATGGAATCGATTACTACACCCGGCGGTCATGAAGTTGATTTTGACCGTATTTTAGTGGAAGAAATTCAGGCATTAGGTCATGAAGCGGTTTTTTATGTGCCGGAGAATTTTGTGTTTAAATACGATTATGGCGTTCCTGTCCGTTATCTTCCCGGTGAAGGCGTATCATATACCGGGCTAAAGGGTATCGGCAAGATGCTGTTTTCTGTTAAGCGGGAATGGAACCGCCAGCGCTGGTTCCGGGCGTTAGCTGCTCTCGCCGGCAGGGGCGAATTCGACGCCGTTATCATTCCGACATCAACGTACCGCTATTTGCGGGCACTGAATATCAATAGCTTAAAACACTCTCCTGTACCGGTAATTTTTATTGTACACGGCATCAATCCCAACGAAGCACCGCGCTTTTTTAAAGCAGTGGAAAAATTGCGCGACTATCCGAATGTGAAAG
The genomic region above belongs to Veillonellales bacterium and contains:
- a CDS encoding four helix bundle protein; the encoded protein is MSHELLAMGYGMGCELIANNQQQKGITMSDNQRNFKDLRIWQDSMDLAVKVFKMTEQLPRQEIHGLSSQIRRSAVSVPSNIAEGWGRKRDKEFYRFLDIAYGSLCELETQLELAKCCYAIEVNDMQAQCESIQKQIGALRKTIMNQNQGSL
- a CDS encoding S-layer homology domain-containing protein, whose product is MKKTLILTLALVFVLSIGSAAFAAANPFVDVPAKHWSYDAVAKLAQAGLIDGYNDGTFRGDKTMTRYEMAQVVAKAMAKSDKASAENKALVDKLAVEFSSELQNLGVRVAKLEANQSAVKIGGDIRMRYDNLDKSDAVWKNRLRITMTGNINDTTSLYARYVAADNNFGHIATTTDNPGAEGTNRLSDLALTTKGLIHNTDVTVGRYTLQLGPTQYLAGTTGNIDGIQTKSKFDKFGLMLGYADASYWQHKDAAYYARVNGVRATTPSSEWQDMKDIYYAEATYAFDKKIKMNVDYFKNQDNGAIVKNYNIFGGGVTYQFAPKWNVIGEYYRNTADGAKDGFDGNSPKATIGRLTYGQANLAKPGSFALFGEYAKFEGHVFPYAMMGPYTKTDGDAVGVKTGNGIKFWDFQVAYVLAKNINFEGVYQFNIKDAKTGDDAPNKNFTRLQINYFF
- a CDS encoding porin; amino-acid sequence: MKKRLLAAAVAAMITLSTGLALANPVELDGSVSYRYRVDHNQNSEDHNAGITRFTLNAKSEIAPQLSIYARFAAEGVSNNNFTAAKDYNDSDNFLGEIDQYGFDYTNKGFEYKIGQQAAWIGGTGLLYDSTGYLGQQDFGVVDGINIKGKSGVTSLDFLAAQENNSTGDDNKIYALRGSYNPTSALTLGATYATYRKDDAQNFWAVDAAYTMGKATYSAEYAKSNADADNSAYDVGVAYKFDNKNTVSVTNYKVETNGNINAMTTFDSNRKGFYYSADHNFTKDTALHLLYRDMSVVKGAADDNTSFRATVSYNF
- a CDS encoding PfkB family carbohydrate kinase translates to MQTFLTDWIDKLQSKKIMVIGDMVADVYLEGRISRISREAPVLVLEDQGKTVVPGGAANVVHNAAALGGDVYTVGVVGQDYAGRELVRILAAKKIKTVGLMADDSRPTITKTRVMAGGQATVRQQIVRIDKEKKEPLASAMEERVLDYIRQYIGQMDGVVLSDYGSHTVSPLIMRYAIDTCRSANIPCIVDSRYNVMAFTGVTLVKQNESEAAAALGMKSLDEAALIPAGQALLKQLEAEAVLITRGPDGMTLFEKSGSYSHIPVTNKSEVYDVSGAGDTVVTAMILAVTAGASYGEAARLANFAAGVVVRKLGTAAVSPDELREAIGRHYESHQS
- the rfaE2 gene encoding D-glycero-beta-D-manno-heptose 1-phosphate adenylyltransferase produces the protein MKVISRDRICDAIQPIKAAGKTVVFTNGCFDILHAGHVRYLAAAKALGHCLVVGLNSDQSVRRLKGPARPVNPAEDRAEVLAALAAVDFVVIFADPTAEGLVAQIQPDIYVKGGDYCIDSLPEAKIAAAYGGKTVLIPLVEGRSTSSIIQKISRD
- a CDS encoding glycosyltransferase family 9 protein codes for the protein MTYHNILIVKLSAIGDVIHALPVSHALRQCFPQARITWVVEKPAYDLLTNNPDIDEIIIFDKPQFKSLAGLIRHAPPFITALRQKQFDLALDLQGLLKSSLISFFSGAQRRLVYQNAREGSRFISERVVGAYANGHVVDRYLDVVRALGCRVEKPVFPIRVTEQDARSAQAILKQAGAGGEIPYVVLALGANWPNKIWPPEHFAALADKLFARQIIPVAVGGPGDRKLLDRLNQTAEIPPVDLIGKTSLKQLAYVIQQAAAFVGGDTGPMHLSAALGTPTIALMGPTDVNRNGPLGQKNTALVAGRPCIGCWHRKCPTGLDCLAEISVEDVYQAIKKFV
- a CDS encoding glycosyltransferase family 9 protein → MKINHASIKKILVINLAFIGDVLLTTPVTRALRENYPGADIDMLVVPVAEPIARLNPYIHQTLVYDKRGKHKKPSQLWQLIRQLRQQDYDLTVSTNFALRGSMVAWASGARYRAGYDAQHAKWFLTHVAASHRPVIRHEAENQLDVLKPLGITTGNTSLTLQINPLDRQKAEEKVKRTPEKSLVVLCPAGSYPRKSWTVEGYAALLQSLSSQADCCLIGGPKEQACLEQINHRAGNLAQVFGGTLTLGESSALISQADLLITVDTAPLHIAQAVDTPVLALFGPTDPKGWGPRGPRDIVLQAPAACAPCWGKGNCERHACMEQISSDQVVSAALNMLGKQ